In the genome of Rhodamnia argentea isolate NSW1041297 chromosome 3, ASM2092103v1, whole genome shotgun sequence, one region contains:
- the LOC115727885 gene encoding protein SRG1-like encodes MDANLTKFGGSLPVPNVQELAKEAITEVPPRYVRTDQDHPFMDDDQGTSLPQVPVVDLNKLLSSNGDLLESELEKLHAACRDWGFFQLINHGVSCALVEEVKVGIQEFFKLPMEEKRKFWQEEGHLEGFGQAFVVSEEQMLDWADLFYVVSLPRRLRKPHLFPMLPSPFRDVLDEYSSALRDLAMKILLLLAKALMMDTMEIIELFDDGLQGLRMNYYPPCPRPELVIGLTPHSDAVGLTILLQVNEMEGLQVRKEGKWIPVKPLPNAFVVNVGDILEIVTNGTYRSIEHRATVNSMKERLSIATFYSPKVEGEMGPAPSLITQDKPPLFKRIGVADYFKGLFSRELQGKSYLDIMRIN; translated from the exons ATGGACGCGAATCTTACAAAGTTTGGTGGTTCTCTTCCAGTCCCAAATGTTCAAGAGTTGGCAAAAGAGGCCATAACCGAAGTCCCTCCTCGCTATGTCCGTACTGACCAAGATCATCCATTCATGGATGATGATCAGGGAACTTCGTTGCCTCAAGTACCAGTAGTTGACCTTAACAAGCTCTTATCCAGCAATGGCGATTTGTTGGAGTCCGAACTTGAAAAGTTGCACGCTGCATGCAGAGATTGGGGATTCTTCCAG TTGATAAACCATGGAGTGAGTTGTGCATTGGTAGAGGAAGTGAAGGTGGGAATACAAGAGTTCTTCAAGCTTCcaatggaggagaagaggaaattTTGGCAAGAAGAAGGACACTTGGAGGGTTTTGGGCAGGCGTTTGTTGTGTCGGAGGAGCAGATGCTTGATTGGGCCGACCTCTTTTACGTGGTGTCCCTCCCCAGACGTTTGAGAAAACCTCACCTTTTTCCCATGCTTCCTTCTCCCTTCAG AGATGTCTTGGATGAATACTCCTCAGCGCTCCGAGACCTTGCAATGAAGATACTACTTCTCCTGGCGAAAGCTCTGATGATGGACACGATGGAGATAATAGAACTGTTTGATGACGGATTGCAAGGTCTTAGGATGAATTATTACCCTCCGTGTCCCCGACCCGAGCTCGTCATCGGACTCACTCCTCACTCTGACGCCGTAGGCCTCACCATTCTTCTCCAAGTCAATGAAATGGAAGGTCTCCAAGTAAGGAAAGAGGGCAAGTGGATCCCTGTCAAGCCCCTTCCTAATGCTTTCGTCGTCAACGTGGGAGACATTTTAGAG ATTGTGACAAATGGCACTTATCGTAGCATTGAGCACCGGGCAACAGTTAACTCGATGAAGGAGAGGCTCTCAATCGCCACATTTTATAGCCCAAAAGTGGAAGGGGAAATGGGTCCTGCACCGAGCCTAATCACACAGGACAAGCCACCACTCTTCAAGAGAATAGGCGTTGCCGATTACTTCAAGGGACTCTTCTCTCGTGAGCTTCAGGGGAAGTCATATCTTGACATTATGAGGATTAATTAA